One Zonotrichia albicollis isolate bZonAlb1 chromosome 14, bZonAlb1.hap1, whole genome shotgun sequence genomic window, agcctgaggccattttcccttgtccACTCTCctgacagctgtgccccagggtACCTGGGTGTTGCAGCACACCTCTCGTTAGGGGTAGAAATGAGCCAAGACACAGACTCTCATTTAACAACATGAAAAGGGTTCCAGTTCATTATTCTTTAAAGCTCAGCCATCCTGAGTGACTGCAGCAAACTCCTGCTGTTGGCTTCTCTGACAGACTCTGTCTGACTGCTGGCTATTTCCTGCCAAAGGATGACTGCAAATATTTCCTtgctgcctctgaccacaggctTTCACCTGGCTCAGCTATGactgcaggctgcagcagcaggctctgagTCTATCAGACCCAGACTGATCTCACAGCAGatcttctgcagcagctctcttCCTTGTTCCTTCTTCCTCAGGGCTCCTCTACCTCTGCAAGGTCTTCTCCCTCAAGGTCCTCTTCctccaggctctccctgactGGCCAACCCACCCCTTTTATCACACTTATCTTTATTACTCACAGCTGCAACCCATTAAGGGCAGGGCTGTTCTTCTTCTTTGGTAATTAGTACGACTGTGATTTATCAGGGGCAAGGTCACTTGTAATCCCTTCTTCTACACCTACACGTGGGAACAAACTTCTCTGGTTTATCAATCCTCTTTTCTTCCCAAGGACCACCTAATCCTTAATCTCTTGATCTGGATGTGAAAGGACCATTGCTGTTTAGCTCAGGAGAGTACCAGAGTGGATTTcagaggagggctgggatggatttCAGAGGAAGGCTGGGATGGATTTGCTCAGCTGAGCAATAGCTGGTGGCAGTGATGGCAGGCACTGCTGTTTGGTACTTTGGACCTTGCAGAGCCACAGAATTCTCTCAGTTCAGCCCATGGCTGATGTGTGACAGGTTTTATTACCCAAGTGAGTCGCCCCAGGGATCACAGAGGACACATGCACGTGCTGCAGGCCAGGGCCTGTCCCCCTCACTGAAGTCCTCATTGAACTGGGCACCAGAGCAAGCCTGGGGTGCTTGGCTGGAGAGGAGGCAATGAGCCAGTGCTCATGGATAtctgtcctgccttttttccctgcagtgGGGTCATGCCAAGTGTTCAAGTGACCAAATGTGCTTggttctcctctccaggtgagttACTACTTCCCTCTGAAGACCCTCTGGCGTTCCTTCTTCGCCGCACTGGTCGCCGCCTTCACCCTGCGCTCCATCAATCCCTTCGGCAACAGCCGCCTCGTGCTCTTCTACGTGGAGTTCCACATGCCATGGCacctgctggagctggtgccCTTCATCCTGCTGGGGATATTTGGTGGGCTCTGGGGAGCTTTCTTCATCCGCAGCAACATCGCCTGGTGCAGGCGGCGCAAGACGACGCGTCTGGGCAAGTACCCGGTCCTGGAGGTGATTGTGGTGACGGCCATCACGGCCATCCTGGCCTTCCCCAACGAGTACACCAGGATGAGCACCAGCGAGCTGATCTCGGAGCTCTTCAATGACTGTGGCATTTTGGACTCGTCCAAGCTCTGCGAGTACGTGAACGATTTCAACAGCACCAAGGGGGACGATCTGCCCGACCGCGCCGCTGGCCCCGGCGTGTACACGGCCATGTGGCAGCTGGCGCTGGCCCTCATCATGAAGGTCTTCATCACAATCTTCACCTTTGGCATGAAGGTGAGGGTTTCCTGTAAAGGAGATCATGTTCTTCCCATGCTCTTCAGGACCCTTAAAGTTTTATTTCCTCTCTAACCAGACATGTGTTCCCCCAAGCTCTGTCAGAAGGGGAGAAACTGCAGTTGTTTGTTCTGCTGCTTGGACCTGAGGGCAGTAGAAACCTTCCAGCCTGACTGTGGGCACCAAATGCAGTCACAAAACTGGTGTCTCAGGGCTCCACATCCCATTTTCCAGACACAGAATGCTCCTAAATTATCCTGCCTCAAGCTTTTTTGATAAATATGGGATTTAGATGAAAGAACTAATTGCAAAGCAATCAGTGTCTTAATTTGTTAATGCATAATTGGAGCTGTTCCTTGCTCAGAGGGTTTGGAAGTTGTTTGGTGCAgcctctggagctgcaggtgcagTTCCCAGGTGTGAGCTGATGGACAGTTTttatgtccctgctcattgcaggagggttggactagatgacttTTCCaatgtcccttccagctcagctccagcaaagCCTCTGCCTCGCTCTGGTTTGAGGTTCCACCACTCCTGTGTGCAgtccctgggctcagctgctcACTGCCCGTGTTCCCACAGGTGCCCTCGGGGCTCTTCATCCCCAGCATGGCCGTGGGGGCCATCGCAGGCCGGCTGCTGGGGGTGGCCGTGGAGCAGCTGGCCTTCTACCACCATGACTGGGCCATCTTCAGCGGCTGGTGCAGCCCGGGCGCCGACTGCATCACGCCCGGCCTCTACGCCATGGTGGGCGCTGCTGCCTGCCTGGGTaagctggggctgggcctggGTGGGCTGTGGTGGGGGAATGGTGGGACTCCCTGATCTTAGAGGTTATCCCTGCCTTAATCATtgaaccacagaatggtttgggctgggaggggcctTAAAGACGATCTCCTTCCACCCTGTAGTGATTCTGTGGCTGAAGAGCTGTGGTTGTGATTGACCATCAGAGCTGGTGTCAGGAACCCCAGGAAACTGTAATAGAGCGTGCCATGTGTTCCTCACCCTGGTGGTGTTCTTTTGCCATCTCCAGcccagtgctgggcacagcagctgcagtggggatCTCCTAAATGTGGGAGCCAGAACAGTTGAGGCTGCCCAGGGACTTGAATTTTCCTGTGGGGTTTTAATTCATTTTACTTCCTGTTCTGGCCTTAAATCTCGTGATGCAATTCTGCTTTTAAGTGCTCTGTTTTTCAGTAACACTTCTTCCTCTTGGCTGACTTGGAGAGACTGGGTGCATGTGACTGAACTTCACTTTCACAGTTCCCAGTCCCCTCATCCGTGGAATAGTACAGGAGTCCTAATGGACTACTTTATCAGGAGAAACTCCTCTAAAAACATGCCACCAAACCCCATCTTTGGCCTTTTTAGAGGGGATACACCTTGTTTGAGCAACCCAGTCTAGTGGGAGGTATCTTTGCCCATGacaggggttggaatgagatagACTTCAAGGTTCCTTCAAACCCAGACCCTTGTGGGATTGTTTGCATGTAATTGATGGAAGATAAATACACTTTGACTTCATTAATGGTTCTGTTTACTGCTGGGCAGCACTGAAGGGTGAATGGTAATTGGAACAAAACTCCCGTAAAATATTTGGGAGTAGTTTTGGGACTTGAATCTCAAAAGTGTAATTCAACCATGCCAAGACAAAACCCCACAGAGCCCCTGCGCTCCGTGCCAGGTGCTGTGGCAGGACAGAGGCTTTGGTGCTGCTCTGGTTGTGTTTGGTGCTGCTGAGCGGGGCAGCCCAGCCGTGCTGGCACCACCCTTCTCCAGAGGcgggggctgtgtgacagtgcCAGGTGACCGAGCCGTGCTGTGTTGGCAGGGGGCGTGACCCGCATGACCGTGTCACTGGTGGTCATCATGTTCGAGCTCACCGGGGGGCTGGAGTACATCGTGCCCCTGATGGCAGCGGCCATGACCAGCAAGTGGGTGGCCGACGCCATCGGCCGCGAGGGCATCTACGACGCGCACATCCGCCTGAACGGGTACCCCTTCCTGGAGGCCAAGGAGGAGTTCTCGCACAAGACGCGCGCCATGGACGTGATGCGGCCGCGCAAGAGCGACCCGCCCCTGACGGTCATCACGCAGGACACCATGACCGTGGAGGACGTGGAGACCATCGTCACCAGCACCACCTACAGCGGCTACCCCGTGGTGGTGTCCCGGACATCCCAGCGCCTCGTGGGCTTTGTCCTCAGGAGAGACCTCATCATTTCCATCGGTGAGGGGTGGCACTGCCCGGGTGAAGGTGCTGGCATTAATGCCACTGTCACTGACCTGGTGCTGGTGGCTGGGCCAGCTGGTGCATCCCCGAGCAGTGTGGGTGGGCTCTGCTTGCCTTGGATGGGGAGGACAGGGTGGCTTGTCACAGGATCACAgcatcatttaggttggaaaagccccccaggatcattgagtccaacttgTGTCcgatccccaccttgtcaccagcccagagcacagagtgccacatccaggccttccctggacacctccagggatagGGACTCAAGCTCCCTGGACAGCCTCTTCCAATGTTAGCAAGTTtcttgggaagaaattcctgctaatgtccaacctgaacctcccctggcacagcctgaggctgtgtcctcttgcCCTGTCACTGCTTGCCTGGGACAATATGGAATAAAATAGGGGAACAAGTGCATCAGGAGATTATGTGCATTGCCTGCCTTCTGCAGTACCACCATGAGTTTCTGCACTTGGGTTCCTTGGAATCTCCAGGGATTCATTAAGAGTGGTCTTGTCCTCAAGCTGTGCACAGTGATgcacaggatgggatttgggttttCATGATCAAATATGCCAAATATTCTGAAGTATTCTGAATATCTAGCCTGGTGTTTGGGCTGCCAGACCTGGTCCTTCCCAGGAAGCCTTGGAAGGCTGATGTCAGATTGCAGCGTGGCAGGTCCCCACAGTAGCTGTGTGTGCACTGCTGTGAAGGTTGGGGGATGGCCAGCCAGCACCTGACTTGTTTTCCATTCCTGACCCTCATGACATCCACAGAGCCTGTGCCAGTCGTTGAGTGCTTAAAAATAATCCTTTAACTGCTCTGCATGGGACCCAAATCAGTGACTCATGAAAGTACAAAGCATTTTATTTACCTCCTCTAAAAACTGGGAAGTTAAAAGGTCTCCAGAACTTGTATTTACCTGGCCAGAGTACAATGAGATGCCTTGGCTTTGGGCAAAGCTGATGTGCTGATCCTGCAGTGGAAATTTGGAGATCTTGGAGGTTCTCCCAGGTAATGAGTGACAGGACAAAATTTGAAGTTGTGCCCAGgtgaggtttaggttggatattggggaaaatattttcatggaaagggttgtccagtcctggcagaggctgccctggagtcaccatccctggaagtattcCAAAAAATGtgtggcacttgaggacatGGGTTAGTGGTGACCATGGTGCTGGTCGACAGTTAACCTTGATGGTCTTAAGGATCTTacccaaccttaatgatt contains:
- the LOC102074618 gene encoding H(+)/Cl(-) exchange transporter 5 isoform X4, which produces MNGTSTMMDFLEEPLPGVGTYEDFNTIDWVREKSRDRDRHREITNRSKESTWALLHSVSDAFSGWLLMLLIGLLAGSLAGLIDISAHWMTDLKEGVCLAGFWFNHEHCCWKSNTTFTDRDKCPEWKSWSQLILGHGEGAFAYILNYFMYVIWALMFSLLAVLLVKGFAPYACGSGIPEIKTILSGFIIRGYLGKWTLVIKTITLVLAVSSGLSLGKEGPLVHVACCCGNILCHLFTKYRKNEAKRREVLSAAAAAGVSVAFGAPIGGVLFSLEEVSYYFPLKTLWRSFFAALVAAFTLRSINPFGNSRLVLFYVEFHMPWHLLELVPFILLGIFGGLWGAFFIRSNIAWCRRRKTTRLGKYPVLEVIVVTAITAILAFPNEYTRMSTSELISELFNDCGILDSSKLCEYVNDFNSTKGDDLPDRAAGPGVYTAMWQLALALIMKVFITIFTFGMKVPSGLFIPSMAVGAIAGRLLGVAVEQLAFYHHDWAIFSGWCSPGADCITPGLYAMVGAAACLGGVTRMTVSLVVIMFELTGGLEYIVPLMAAAMTSKWVADAIGREGIYDAHIRLNGYPFLEAKEEFSHKTRAMDVMRPRKSDPPLTVITQDTMTVEDVETIVTSTTYSGYPVVVSRTSQRLVGFVLRRDLIISIENARKKQDGIVSTSIICFTDYCPPLPPSSPSVLKLRSILDLSPFTVTDETPMEIVVDIFRKLGLRQCLVTHNGKLLGIITKKDVLKHIAQMANQDPDSILFN